The genome window CTTCTTCCATAGGCAGTTCAGTTTCTTCGTCTGCGGAAGATATGTCCCGTTCGGTCGAAGAAATAAGGAACCACCTTTCGCATTTCAAGATTGATGCATGATCGGCTCTCTGAACTTGTCGCCCGCGCAAACAGGCAAGCGCCGATCTGACTTCCCGCAGAGGTTAAACGGCTCCGCCAAAATTACGCAACCCGCTGAAAAGGCGCAAATCGACCCGTTTCCCGCCGGCAAACGCAAGGCGGGGCACCTTGCCGCCCGCTTTGTTGACTATGGCCTTTGTTTTCAAAGCGCGCCGCTTTTTCCTGCCGGAAATTTTCCGCGCCGGTTTTGTTGACACGCATTGTTAATTGTGATACAGTATATTAGCGACACTTTGAAAGTGGCTTTATTTTTTGATAAGCGGGGTGTGAAATATGCGCGTGGCGGTTACGTTGGCCTGCACTGAGTGCAAGCAACGCAATTATCAGACAAACAAAAACAAGAAAAACGATCCGGATCGCATCGAGATCAGCAAATACTGCAAATTCTGCAAGAAACATACCCCGCACAAAGAAACAAAATAAATCCGGCATGGCATAAGGATGTGAGCAGAGCGTGTCTGTCCAAGACAATACGGCAAATATGCATTCGATAAGCGGCGTCAAAAAGTTCCTGCGCGAAGTCAATATAGAGTTGAAAAAAGTTACCTGGCCCACCCGCCAGCAGCTTGTCGCTTATACGGGCGTCGTTGTGATCGCGGTTATGCTGGTGTCCGTATTGATTTGGATATTTGATTCCGTGTTTGCCCTAGCGTTCCGGATATTCTTAAAAAGCTGAGGAGACGGCGGGCGCTTGACCCGCTTTGCGGGGTTTTAGAAAATGGAAGCAGAAAGAAACTGGTATGTCATTCATACCTATTCCGGCTATGAGAATAAAGTTACCGCCAACTTGGAGCGGAAAATTCACAGCCTCGGCATGGAAGACGAAGTTTTCCGGGTGCTGGTGCCGATGGAAAACGAGATAGAATATAAAGACGGCAAGCGGAAAGTCAACAAAAAGAAGGTTTTTCCCGGTTATGTGCTGGTGGAGATGATCATGAACGACCGTTCCTGGTACGTAGTCCGCAACACCCCGGGGATTACGGGGTTTGTCGGGTCGGGCACCAAGCCGACGCCGCTGACCGAGCCGGAGGTCAGGCAAATTTTGCGTTCCATGGGCATGGAAGAGACAAAAAATAGGATCAACTTGCAGCTCAAACAGACGATACGGATAAGCGACGGTGCTTTTGAAGGCTGGACGGCCGTTGTTTCCGAAATCAGCGAGGAACGCGGCAAACTCAAGGTGCTCATCAATATGTTCGGGCGGGAGACTCCCGTCGAGCTTGATTTTACGCAAATAGAAACGCTTGAATAAGGAGGTGTTACAATGGCGAAAAAAGTAGCGAAATTGGTAAAATTGCAGATACCGGCCGCCAAAGCTACTCCGGCGCCGCCCGTTGGCCCGGCGCTCGGACAGGCGGGCGTCAATATTATGGCGTTTGTCAAGGAATTCAACGAACGGACGGCCAAAGACGCCGGCCTCATCATACCGGTGGTGATTACGGTTTTTGAGGACCGGTCTTTCACCTTTGTTACCAAAACTCCGCCGGCGGCGGTGCTTTTGAAGAAGGCCGCCGGTTTGGAGAAAGCTTCCGGCGAACCCAACAAGAAAAAAGTGGCGAAAGTTACCCGCGAGAAAGTGCGCGAAATCGCCCAAAGCAAGATGGCCGACCTCAACGCGTCCGGCATTGACGCGGCGATGCTCATGATCGAGGGGACGGCCCGCAGCATGGGGATTGAAATCACCGACTGACAAAGCGGCAGGACATGTGGGAGGAAAAATCCGTTATTACCACGGGGAGGCAAAACAATGGCAAAATTTGGCAAAAAGTACCAGGAAGCGGCAAAGCTCGTTGAGCGGCAGAAGCAGTACGACCCGGCCGAGGCTATCGCTTTGGCGCAAAAGACTTCGAGCGTCAAATTTGACGCGACGGTGGAGGTCGCGGTAAAACTGGGGGTCGACCCCAAATATCCGGATCAGCAGGTCCGCGGCGCGGTAGTGCTGCCCAACGGGACGGGAAAAACAAAAAGGGTGTTGGTGTTCGCCAAAGGCGACAAGGCCAAAGAGGCGGAAACATCCGGCGCCGATTTTGTCGGCGCGGAAGATCTGGTGGACAAGATAAAGGGCGGCTGGTCGGATTTTGACGTGGCGGTGGCTACTCCCGACATGATGGGATTGGTCGGGCGGCTCGGGAAAATACTCGGCCCCAAGGGTCTCATGCCCAATCCCAAAGTCGGCACGGTAACGCCGGACGTAAGCCGCGCCATCGGCGAGATAAAAGCCGGCAAGATCGAATACCGCACCGACAAAGCCGGCAATATACACGCGCCCATCGGCAAGGTGTCCTTTGAGCAGGGCAAACTGGAGGAGAACTTCGCCACCTTGATAGAAACCTTGCTCAAGGTGAAGCCGTCCGGCGCCAAAGGCCAGTACATCAGAAAGATCGTGCTTTCCTCGACCATGGGCCCGGGAATATTGGTCAATATACTGAAGGCGTCCCAAATACGCAAAGAATAGCGGCGGGCGGCATGCAGCCGCCGAACCGGCAAAACAGGGAAACCAAAACGGACCGCAGACAGCAGGCGCCTTAGGGCTTAATGATTTTATCGCCGGCCGAGGTTGAGGCAGGAAAGTTTCGCAAATTTTTGCAAACAGCAGCCTTCGCCGCCCGCGGAGGCTGTTTGGCGTTGCCGGCGCCGCGGCAAGGCGCGCCGCTTGATAAGGAAAAAGGAGGTGTCAACGATATATGGCAGTCATCAGACCCGAAAAGCAGGATCAAGTTGCTAAAATAAAGGAGTATTTGACAACGGCCAAAGGAGTTGTTTTAGCGAATTACCGCGGCATAACGGTAGCCCAGGATACGGCTTTGCGCCGCAAAGCCCGCGAGTCTGGCGTGCAGTACAAGGTGTTTAAGAACACGCTGACGCGGATAGCCGCCAAAGAAGTGGGCATAACCGGGCTTGAAGAATACCTCGAAGGGCTTACGGCAATGGCTTGG of Acidaminococcales bacterium contains these proteins:
- the rpmG gene encoding 50S ribosomal protein L33, yielding MRVAVTLACTECKQRNYQTNKNKKNDPDRIEISKYCKFCKKHTPHKETK
- the secE gene encoding preprotein translocase subunit SecE; its protein translation is MSVQDNTANMHSISGVKKFLREVNIELKKVTWPTRQQLVAYTGVVVIAVMLVSVLIWIFDSVFALAFRIFLKS
- the nusG gene encoding transcription termination/antitermination protein NusG, giving the protein MEAERNWYVIHTYSGYENKVTANLERKIHSLGMEDEVFRVLVPMENEIEYKDGKRKVNKKKVFPGYVLVEMIMNDRSWYVVRNTPGITGFVGSGTKPTPLTEPEVRQILRSMGMEETKNRINLQLKQTIRISDGAFEGWTAVVSEISEERGKLKVLINMFGRETPVELDFTQIETLE
- the rplK gene encoding 50S ribosomal protein L11 is translated as MAKKVAKLVKLQIPAAKATPAPPVGPALGQAGVNIMAFVKEFNERTAKDAGLIIPVVITVFEDRSFTFVTKTPPAAVLLKKAAGLEKASGEPNKKKVAKVTREKVREIAQSKMADLNASGIDAAMLMIEGTARSMGIEITD
- the rplA gene encoding 50S ribosomal protein L1: MAKFGKKYQEAAKLVERQKQYDPAEAIALAQKTSSVKFDATVEVAVKLGVDPKYPDQQVRGAVVLPNGTGKTKRVLVFAKGDKAKEAETSGADFVGAEDLVDKIKGGWSDFDVAVATPDMMGLVGRLGKILGPKGLMPNPKVGTVTPDVSRAIGEIKAGKIEYRTDKAGNIHAPIGKVSFEQGKLEENFATLIETLLKVKPSGAKGQYIRKIVLSSTMGPGILVNILKASQIRKE